The following coding sequences are from one Saccopteryx bilineata isolate mSacBil1 chromosome 3, mSacBil1_pri_phased_curated, whole genome shotgun sequence window:
- the MEIS3 gene encoding homeobox protein Meis3 isoform X1, translated as MARRYDELPHYPGIVDSTAALAGFSEAVPPAPRAPGPYGPHRPPQPPPPGLDSDGLKREKDEIYGHPLFPLLALVFEKCELATCSPRDGPGTGLGAPMGGDVCSSDSFNEDIAAFAKQVRSERPLFSSNPELDNLMIQAIQVLRFHLLELEKVSASHFPSHPLLPPILPISPLHSHPRLSPHWSWSRMPPLFLYTQPWPPGGPPSTPVPPQVHDLCDNFCHRYITCLKGKMPIDLVIEDRDGGCREDLEDYPTSCPNLPDQNTAWIRDHEDSRSVHLGTPGPSSGGLASQSGDNSSDQGDGLDTNVASPSSGGEDEELDQERRRNKKRGIFPKVATNIMRAWLFQHLSHPYPSEEQKKQLAQDTGLTILQVNNWFINARRRIVQPMIDQSNRTGQGAAFNPEGQPMGGYSETQPHMTVRSPGSMGMSLNLEGEWHYL; from the exons ATGGCCCGGAGG tATGATGAGCTGCCCCACTACCCAGGCATCGTGGACAgcactgcagccctggctggcttcTCAGAGGCAGTGCCTCCAGCACCGAGAGCCCCTGGGCCCTACGGCCCCCACCGGCctccccagcccccgcccccaggcTTGGATAGTGATGGTctgaagagggagaaggatgagatCTATGG ACACCCACTCTTCCCACTGCTGGCCCTAGTCTTCGAGAAATGTGAACTGGCCACCTGCTCACCCCGTGATGGGCCTGGGACTGGGCTGGGTGCACCAATGGGCGGTGATGTCTGCTCTTCCGATTCCTTCAATGAGGACATTGCAGCCTTTGCCAAGCAG gtCCGCTCGGAGAGGCCCCTTTTCTCCTCCAACCCAGAACTGGACAATCTG ATGATACAGGCCATTCAGGTGCTCCGCTTCCACCTGCTGGAGCTGGAGAAGGTGAGTGCTTCTCACTTCCCCTCACACCCTCTCTTGCCCCCCATCCTCCCCATCTCacccctccactcccaccccaggCTCTCTCCTCACTGGAGTTGGAGCAGAATGCCACCCCTGTTCCTGTACACCCAGCCCTGGCCCCCGGGTGGCCCCCCCAGTACCCCGGTGCCCCCTCAGGTCCACGACCTGTGCGACAACTTCTGTCACCGCTACATCACCTGCCTCAAGGGAAAGATGCCCATAGACCTGGTCATCGAGGACCGGGACGGCGGCTGTAGGGAGGACCTCGAGGACTACCCGACCTCCTGCCCCAATCTCCCAGACCAG AATACTGCATGGATTAGAGACCATGAAGACAGCAGGTCTGTGCATTTGGGGACCCCGGGCCCATCCAGTGGAGGCCTGGCCTCCCAAAGTGGGGACAACTCCAGTGACCAAG GAGATGGTCTAGACACAAATGTGGCCTCCCCCAGTTCCGGAGGAGAGGACGAAGAGCTGGACCAGGAGCGGCGGCGGAACAAGAAAAGGGGCATCTTCCCCAAGGTGGCCACTAACATCATGAGAGCCTGGTTGTTTCAACACCTCTCG CACCCGTACCCCTCGGAGGAGCAGAAGAAACAGCTGGCGCAGGACACGGGGCTCACCATCCTGCAAGTCAACAACTG GTTCATTAACGCCCGGAGACGCATCGTGCAGCCGATGATAGACCAATCGAACCGCACAG GGCAAGGTGCAGCCTTCAACCCAGAAGGCCAGCCCATGGGGGGATATTCCGAGACACAGCCACACATGACTGTCAGGTCACCAG GATCAATGGGGATGAGTTTGAACTTAGAAGGGGAGTGGCATTATCTGTAG
- the MEIS3 gene encoding homeobox protein Meis3 isoform X4 — MARRYDELPHYPGIVDSTAALAGFSEAVPPAPRAPGPYGPHRPPQPPPPGLDSDGLKREKDEIYGHPLFPLLALVFEKCELATCSPRDGPGTGLGAPMGGDVCSSDSFNEDIAAFAKQVRSERPLFSSNPELDNLMIQAIQVLRFHLLELEKVHDLCDNFCHRYITCLKGKMPIDLVIEDRDGGCREDLEDYPTSCPNLPDQNTAWIRDHEDSRSVHLGTPGPSSGGLASQSGDNSSDQGDGLDTNVASPSSGGEDEELDQERRRNKKRGIFPKVATNIMRAWLFQHLSHPYPSEEQKKQLAQDTGLTILQVNNWFINARRRIVQPMIDQSNRTGQGAAFNPEGQPMGGYSETQPHMTVRSPGSMGMSLNLEGEWHYL; from the exons ATGGCCCGGAGG tATGATGAGCTGCCCCACTACCCAGGCATCGTGGACAgcactgcagccctggctggcttcTCAGAGGCAGTGCCTCCAGCACCGAGAGCCCCTGGGCCCTACGGCCCCCACCGGCctccccagcccccgcccccaggcTTGGATAGTGATGGTctgaagagggagaaggatgagatCTATGG ACACCCACTCTTCCCACTGCTGGCCCTAGTCTTCGAGAAATGTGAACTGGCCACCTGCTCACCCCGTGATGGGCCTGGGACTGGGCTGGGTGCACCAATGGGCGGTGATGTCTGCTCTTCCGATTCCTTCAATGAGGACATTGCAGCCTTTGCCAAGCAG gtCCGCTCGGAGAGGCCCCTTTTCTCCTCCAACCCAGAACTGGACAATCTG ATGATACAGGCCATTCAGGTGCTCCGCTTCCACCTGCTGGAGCTGGAGAAG GTCCACGACCTGTGCGACAACTTCTGTCACCGCTACATCACCTGCCTCAAGGGAAAGATGCCCATAGACCTGGTCATCGAGGACCGGGACGGCGGCTGTAGGGAGGACCTCGAGGACTACCCGACCTCCTGCCCCAATCTCCCAGACCAG AATACTGCATGGATTAGAGACCATGAAGACAGCAGGTCTGTGCATTTGGGGACCCCGGGCCCATCCAGTGGAGGCCTGGCCTCCCAAAGTGGGGACAACTCCAGTGACCAAG GAGATGGTCTAGACACAAATGTGGCCTCCCCCAGTTCCGGAGGAGAGGACGAAGAGCTGGACCAGGAGCGGCGGCGGAACAAGAAAAGGGGCATCTTCCCCAAGGTGGCCACTAACATCATGAGAGCCTGGTTGTTTCAACACCTCTCG CACCCGTACCCCTCGGAGGAGCAGAAGAAACAGCTGGCGCAGGACACGGGGCTCACCATCCTGCAAGTCAACAACTG GTTCATTAACGCCCGGAGACGCATCGTGCAGCCGATGATAGACCAATCGAACCGCACAG GGCAAGGTGCAGCCTTCAACCCAGAAGGCCAGCCCATGGGGGGATATTCCGAGACACAGCCACACATGACTGTCAGGTCACCAG GATCAATGGGGATGAGTTTGAACTTAGAAGGGGAGTGGCATTATCTGTAG
- the MEIS3 gene encoding homeobox protein Meis3 isoform X2 has translation MARRYDELPHYPGIVDSTAALAGFSEAVPPAPRAPGPYGPHRPPQPPPPGLDSDGLKREKDEIYGHPLFPLLALVFEKCELATCSPRDGPGTGLGAPMGGDVCSSDSFNEDIAAFAKQVRSERPLFSSNPELDNLMIQAIQVLRFHLLELEKVHDLCDNFCHRYITCLKGKMPIDLVIEDRDGGCREDLEDYPTSCPNLPDQNTAWIRDHEDSRSVHLGTPGPSSGGLASQSGDNSSDQGDGLDTNVASPSSGGEDEELDQERRRNKKRGIFPKVATNIMRAWLFQHLSHPYPSEEQKKQLAQDTGLTILQVNNWFINARRRIVQPMIDQSNRTGQGAAFNPEGQPMGGYSETQPHMTVRSPGSAHLLEGSTFPSMISTVLNDDSVCPDRGSPETGSMGMSLNLEGEWHYL, from the exons ATGGCCCGGAGG tATGATGAGCTGCCCCACTACCCAGGCATCGTGGACAgcactgcagccctggctggcttcTCAGAGGCAGTGCCTCCAGCACCGAGAGCCCCTGGGCCCTACGGCCCCCACCGGCctccccagcccccgcccccaggcTTGGATAGTGATGGTctgaagagggagaaggatgagatCTATGG ACACCCACTCTTCCCACTGCTGGCCCTAGTCTTCGAGAAATGTGAACTGGCCACCTGCTCACCCCGTGATGGGCCTGGGACTGGGCTGGGTGCACCAATGGGCGGTGATGTCTGCTCTTCCGATTCCTTCAATGAGGACATTGCAGCCTTTGCCAAGCAG gtCCGCTCGGAGAGGCCCCTTTTCTCCTCCAACCCAGAACTGGACAATCTG ATGATACAGGCCATTCAGGTGCTCCGCTTCCACCTGCTGGAGCTGGAGAAG GTCCACGACCTGTGCGACAACTTCTGTCACCGCTACATCACCTGCCTCAAGGGAAAGATGCCCATAGACCTGGTCATCGAGGACCGGGACGGCGGCTGTAGGGAGGACCTCGAGGACTACCCGACCTCCTGCCCCAATCTCCCAGACCAG AATACTGCATGGATTAGAGACCATGAAGACAGCAGGTCTGTGCATTTGGGGACCCCGGGCCCATCCAGTGGAGGCCTGGCCTCCCAAAGTGGGGACAACTCCAGTGACCAAG GAGATGGTCTAGACACAAATGTGGCCTCCCCCAGTTCCGGAGGAGAGGACGAAGAGCTGGACCAGGAGCGGCGGCGGAACAAGAAAAGGGGCATCTTCCCCAAGGTGGCCACTAACATCATGAGAGCCTGGTTGTTTCAACACCTCTCG CACCCGTACCCCTCGGAGGAGCAGAAGAAACAGCTGGCGCAGGACACGGGGCTCACCATCCTGCAAGTCAACAACTG GTTCATTAACGCCCGGAGACGCATCGTGCAGCCGATGATAGACCAATCGAACCGCACAG GGCAAGGTGCAGCCTTCAACCCAGAAGGCCAGCCCATGGGGGGATATTCCGAGACACAGCCACACATGACTGTCAGGTCACCAG GTTCCGCCCATTTATTGGAAGGCTCCACTTTTCCTTCAATGATCAGCACCGTCTTAAACGATGACTCAGTCTGTCCTGACAGAGGGTCCCCTGAGACAG GATCAATGGGGATGAGTTTGAACTTAGAAGGGGAGTGGCATTATCTGTAG
- the MEIS3 gene encoding homeobox protein Meis3 isoform X3 yields MARRYDELPHYPGIVDSTAALAGFSEAVPPAPRAPGPYGPHRPPQPPPPGLDSDGLKREKDEIYGHPLFPLLALVFEKCELATCSPRDGPGTGLGAPMGGDVCSSDSFNEDIAAFAKQVRSERPLFSSNPELDNLMIQAIQVLRFHLLELEKGKMPIDLVIEDRDGGCREDLEDYPTSCPNLPDQNTAWIRDHEDSRSVHLGTPGPSSGGLASQSGDNSSDQGDGLDTNVASPSSGGEDEELDQERRRNKKRGIFPKVATNIMRAWLFQHLSHPYPSEEQKKQLAQDTGLTILQVNNWFINARRRIVQPMIDQSNRTGQGAAFNPEGQPMGGYSETQPHMTVRSPGSAHLLEGSTFPSMISTVLNDDSVCPDRGSPETGSMGMSLNLEGEWHYL; encoded by the exons ATGGCCCGGAGG tATGATGAGCTGCCCCACTACCCAGGCATCGTGGACAgcactgcagccctggctggcttcTCAGAGGCAGTGCCTCCAGCACCGAGAGCCCCTGGGCCCTACGGCCCCCACCGGCctccccagcccccgcccccaggcTTGGATAGTGATGGTctgaagagggagaaggatgagatCTATGG ACACCCACTCTTCCCACTGCTGGCCCTAGTCTTCGAGAAATGTGAACTGGCCACCTGCTCACCCCGTGATGGGCCTGGGACTGGGCTGGGTGCACCAATGGGCGGTGATGTCTGCTCTTCCGATTCCTTCAATGAGGACATTGCAGCCTTTGCCAAGCAG gtCCGCTCGGAGAGGCCCCTTTTCTCCTCCAACCCAGAACTGGACAATCTG ATGATACAGGCCATTCAGGTGCTCCGCTTCCACCTGCTGGAGCTGGAGAAG GGAAAGATGCCCATAGACCTGGTCATCGAGGACCGGGACGGCGGCTGTAGGGAGGACCTCGAGGACTACCCGACCTCCTGCCCCAATCTCCCAGACCAG AATACTGCATGGATTAGAGACCATGAAGACAGCAGGTCTGTGCATTTGGGGACCCCGGGCCCATCCAGTGGAGGCCTGGCCTCCCAAAGTGGGGACAACTCCAGTGACCAAG GAGATGGTCTAGACACAAATGTGGCCTCCCCCAGTTCCGGAGGAGAGGACGAAGAGCTGGACCAGGAGCGGCGGCGGAACAAGAAAAGGGGCATCTTCCCCAAGGTGGCCACTAACATCATGAGAGCCTGGTTGTTTCAACACCTCTCG CACCCGTACCCCTCGGAGGAGCAGAAGAAACAGCTGGCGCAGGACACGGGGCTCACCATCCTGCAAGTCAACAACTG GTTCATTAACGCCCGGAGACGCATCGTGCAGCCGATGATAGACCAATCGAACCGCACAG GGCAAGGTGCAGCCTTCAACCCAGAAGGCCAGCCCATGGGGGGATATTCCGAGACACAGCCACACATGACTGTCAGGTCACCAG GTTCCGCCCATTTATTGGAAGGCTCCACTTTTCCTTCAATGATCAGCACCGTCTTAAACGATGACTCAGTCTGTCCTGACAGAGGGTCCCCTGAGACAG GATCAATGGGGATGAGTTTGAACTTAGAAGGGGAGTGGCATTATCTGTAG
- the MEIS3 gene encoding homeobox protein Meis3 isoform X5 — MARRYDELPHYPGIVDSTAALAGFSEAVPPAPRAPGPYGPHRPPQPPPPGLDSDGLKREKDEIYGHPLFPLLALVFEKCELATCSPRDGPGTGLGAPMGGDVCSSDSFNEDIAAFAKQVRSERPLFSSNPELDNLMIQAIQVLRFHLLELEKGKMPIDLVIEDRDGGCREDLEDYPTSCPNLPDQNTAWIRDHEDSRSVHLGTPGPSSGGLASQSGDNSSDQGDGLDTNVASPSSGGEDEELDQERRRNKKRGIFPKVATNIMRAWLFQHLSHPYPSEEQKKQLAQDTGLTILQVNNWFINARRRIVQPMIDQSNRTGQGAAFNPEGQPMGGYSETQPHMTVRSPGSMGMSLNLEGEWHYL; from the exons ATGGCCCGGAGG tATGATGAGCTGCCCCACTACCCAGGCATCGTGGACAgcactgcagccctggctggcttcTCAGAGGCAGTGCCTCCAGCACCGAGAGCCCCTGGGCCCTACGGCCCCCACCGGCctccccagcccccgcccccaggcTTGGATAGTGATGGTctgaagagggagaaggatgagatCTATGG ACACCCACTCTTCCCACTGCTGGCCCTAGTCTTCGAGAAATGTGAACTGGCCACCTGCTCACCCCGTGATGGGCCTGGGACTGGGCTGGGTGCACCAATGGGCGGTGATGTCTGCTCTTCCGATTCCTTCAATGAGGACATTGCAGCCTTTGCCAAGCAG gtCCGCTCGGAGAGGCCCCTTTTCTCCTCCAACCCAGAACTGGACAATCTG ATGATACAGGCCATTCAGGTGCTCCGCTTCCACCTGCTGGAGCTGGAGAAG GGAAAGATGCCCATAGACCTGGTCATCGAGGACCGGGACGGCGGCTGTAGGGAGGACCTCGAGGACTACCCGACCTCCTGCCCCAATCTCCCAGACCAG AATACTGCATGGATTAGAGACCATGAAGACAGCAGGTCTGTGCATTTGGGGACCCCGGGCCCATCCAGTGGAGGCCTGGCCTCCCAAAGTGGGGACAACTCCAGTGACCAAG GAGATGGTCTAGACACAAATGTGGCCTCCCCCAGTTCCGGAGGAGAGGACGAAGAGCTGGACCAGGAGCGGCGGCGGAACAAGAAAAGGGGCATCTTCCCCAAGGTGGCCACTAACATCATGAGAGCCTGGTTGTTTCAACACCTCTCG CACCCGTACCCCTCGGAGGAGCAGAAGAAACAGCTGGCGCAGGACACGGGGCTCACCATCCTGCAAGTCAACAACTG GTTCATTAACGCCCGGAGACGCATCGTGCAGCCGATGATAGACCAATCGAACCGCACAG GGCAAGGTGCAGCCTTCAACCCAGAAGGCCAGCCCATGGGGGGATATTCCGAGACACAGCCACACATGACTGTCAGGTCACCAG GATCAATGGGGATGAGTTTGAACTTAGAAGGGGAGTGGCATTATCTGTAG